CTAGGGGCTTATTTAGTTGGTATTGCTCTGGCGTATTTTATTGATCAACCAACCATTTCACCCCAATGGCGTCTCTTTATCATCACCGGGTTTCTGGGTGGCTTGACCACATTCTCAAGTTTTTCTGCTGAAGTCGTGCAATTGATGCAGCGCGATCAGTTGCTGCTTGCTTTAGGCCTTGCCTTAATGCATGTCTGCGGATCTTTATTGCTAACCTTTCTTGGAATTTGGACTGTTCACACTTTCAAATAAGCCCAAAGAATCCTAGGATTGCACCCAAGCCAATCAAATAAAGAGGATGGCGCTTACTTAGTAAGACAAACAGAATACTAAAAACAGTTAATGCATAGGCTGCCCAATTGCCATTAATGCGGATGGCGATCTGCCAGGCAGATGCTAGCACCAAGCCTACCGCAAGAGCGCTGGCAGAGTACTCAATGGTTTTCTTCCACTGCAAATGCCGAAGTTTAGCGATTACCCGCTGTAAATAAAAAATCAAGATACACGATGGCCAGCAAACAGCTAGAGTCGCCATTACGGCGCCGGCTAAGCCAAAAGCATTCCAGCCAATCAAGGTCACCGTTAATAAATTGGGACCTGGGGCTGCCTGGGCAATTGCAAAATAATGAATAAACGTTTCAGGATCAATCCAACCCTCTTGATTAACTGAGATGTCGTACAAGGTTGGAAGTAGGGCATTGACCCCTCCAAACGCAATTAATGAGAATAAGGACAGTTTGATAAACAGTCCAACTAGGCCGATCATCATCGTGCTTTTCTCCACGCAACCGCTAGAGCGAGCGGCAAGGTGATGGCGACAACCCAGCCAAGCGCTAACTGATAGATGGTTGCAATTACGATACTGATGGCAATTACCGCCAGCATTGGTGGGTAATCCAGTTCGTCTTTAAGCATCTTAAATCCCGTAGCTGCGATTAAGCCAACACCGACAGAAGAGATGCCTCGCAAAATACCTTGTACGCGCTCAAACTCGCCGTAGTGATCGTAGAGTAAAGCAAGCAAAATCACGATGGTCATTGGCGCGAGCATTAATCCCCCAACGGCGGCAAATGCTCCTCGCACCCCTCCAAAGCGTTCGCCCACACACACTGCTAAATTCACAATGTTGGGCCCCGGAACTAATTGGCAAACACCTAATAGCGCATTGAACTCTTGCGAGGTGAGCCACTGCTTTTTCTCAACTAGGGTTCTTCGGGCCCATGGTAGTACGCCCCCAAAGCCCGATAAACCAATTAGTGTGAACGTAATGAATAAATGGGCCGGGCTTCGCTGCATAACTTCTAATTTGACGGGAAGGGCATCGGTACGGGCTTACCATGAAGCCAGGCATCCAGTGTATCGACAAGGCCCGAAGCAAAGGTCTTAAAAATAGGCTCAGCCACAAAGCCGAGATGGGGGGTCATGAGTAAATTTGGAATGCGATGCAGTTCTGAGTCTTTTGGTAGCGGTTCTTGATCGAAGACATCGAGGGCAGCCTGTCCTGGTCGACCACGCCTCAGTGCTGCGATTAGGTCCTCGGTCACAATCAGACTCGAGCGGGAGGTATTGACCAACAGCGAGTCATTGCGCATCATCGCTAAGCGATCTTGATGCATGAGTCCTTTGGTACGCTCGCCAGCCACCAAATGCAAACTCACAATTTTTGAGGTTTGTAGAACCGTTTCCAGTGGCAAGAACTCACATCCCACTGCATTCG
This genomic window from Polynucleobacter sp. MWH-UH24A contains:
- the crcB gene encoding fluoride efflux transporter CrcB; the encoded protein is MSTASVSIIAIFFGAGLGALLRALFNVLAESFSSSIPIGTLIANLLGAYLVGIALAYFIDQPTISPQWRLFIITGFLGGLTTFSSFSAEVVQLMQRDQLLLALGLALMHVCGSLLLTFLGIWTVHTFK
- a CDS encoding chromate transporter → MMIGLVGLFIKLSLFSLIAFGGVNALLPTLYDISVNQEGWIDPETFIHYFAIAQAAPGPNLLTVTLIGWNAFGLAGAVMATLAVCWPSCILIFYLQRVIAKLRHLQWKKTIEYSASALAVGLVLASAWQIAIRINGNWAAYALTVFSILFVLLSKRHPLYLIGLGAILGFFGLI
- a CDS encoding chromate transporter; the protein is MQRSPAHLFITFTLIGLSGFGGVLPWARRTLVEKKQWLTSQEFNALLGVCQLVPGPNIVNLAVCVGERFGGVRGAFAAVGGLMLAPMTIVILLALLYDHYGEFERVQGILRGISSVGVGLIAATGFKMLKDELDYPPMLAVIAISIVIATIYQLALGWVVAITLPLALAVAWRKAR